ACGTGGATGAGCCATCCCGCGCAACCCAGCTTCGTCTGGCAGCTCTATCACTACGACCTCGATCCCAACTCATCGCTCTTCGCCGCGAAGAAAGCCTCCGAGACGATCCACGTCCAGCTCAATGAAGCCAATCATGGCGTCGAAGTCGTCAACAACACGCCCGAGCCGCTGTCCGGCCTCAAGGTCCACACCACCCAATACCTTCTCGACGGCAAGATCGTCGGTGAAGACACAAAGCCCATCGCAAACCTCCCCGCCAGCAGCACCATCAAGGTCTATCAGTTCGTCGAAGCAACACGCGAAGCTCTCTACTTCGTGAAGCTCGATCTCACCGACTCAGCGGGCAAGCTCCTCTCCACCAACTTCTACTGGCAGAACGTAGCCCAGGAAGACTTCACCGGCCTCGAAAAGCTCCCCACCGTCACGCTCGACGCGAAGGCAACCTCGACCACCGAAGGCAGTAACACCTTCATCAAAGTCACGATCCACAACCCATCGAAGTCGATCGCATTGATGACCCATCTTCAGCTTCACCAGAAGCAATCCGGCAAGCGCGTCCTACCCGCCTTCTACTCCGACAACTACGTCACGCTCACGCCCAACGAAGCGCGCACCATCACCATCGAAGCCGCCACCAAAGACCTCGCAGACGACAGCCCTCTTATTGCCATCGACGGCTTCAACATCGACGTCAAGCCTTCGTCAGGCGAAGTCTCCATAGCTCCAAACCTCAACGCTCAACCCATGCACTGGCCCGCCTCCAACCTCGTCCCTCATCAATAAATCCGGGTGTCCCACGTCTCCACTCTGAGACGTGGGACACTTGCGCGAACGCGCGAACCGCAACCCCTCACCCATTCAAAACCGCTCACTTTTCTCCCCACTTGATTCTTGTCATCCTTCGCGAAGCGGAGGACCCGCTTCTGTCTTTGCCGTGGCCTGTTCTTCCTAAATAGCTACCAAACTCCGGGTGCCCCATCCATCGCGGTCGTATCGCGATGGGTGGGAACGTATACCCTCAACCCAGTCCCTCTCCACCCACCATGCTCGCTTACACAAAATCCCGCTTCCACGCGGTCCGCGTCCGCTTCGAGAACCACGTCCCCACCAGTCCGCTCAACGCGCGCCTATGGGAGTTCTTCCTCTTCACCTTCAAGCAAGCCTGGGCATGCCTCTTCGGCGGGACGCTCCTCACCCTCGTCCTCCTCACAAAGCTCTTTTATCCCCCTCACGCATTCCTCGCCCGCTATGACTTCCTCTTCCTCGTAGCCCTCGCCATCCAGGCACTCCTGCTTATCCTCCGCATGGAGACCGTCCGCGAAGCCAAGATTATCTTGGTCTTCCACATCGTCGGCACGGTCATGGAGCTCTTCAAGACACAGCTCGGCTTCTGGCAGTATCCCGAGGCAAGCTTCTTTCGTCTCGGCCATGTTCCACTCTTCTCCGGCTTCATGTACGCCTCGGTAGGCAGCTTCATCGCCCGCATCACCCGCATCTTCGACCTCCGCTTCACCCGCTACCCCAGCGCGAAAGCCACGTCAGTCCTGGCGATTCTCATCTATGCCAACTTCTTCACCCACCACTACCTTCCCGACATCCGCTACCTGCTCTTCCTCTTCATCGCGATCCTCTTCGGCCCCACATGGATCTACTACCGGCCTTATCAGAAGCACCGTCGCATGCCGCTGCTGCTCGGCTTCTGCCTGGTTGCCCTCTTCATCTGGCTCGCAGAAAACATCGGCACCTTCGCCAACATATGGGTCTACCCCAACCAGCACAACGGCTGGCACGTAGTCCACTTCCAGAAATTCGGGAGCTGGCTTCTGCTGATGATCATCAGCTTCATCCTGGTCACTCTCGTCCACAAGCCACGCCCACCTGTGGCGACCGAATACCAGCAGCCTTGATGCTTGCATCCTCCTCGCGTCAATCCTTGTCATCTTTCGCGAACCGGGGCCGGGAAGCGGAGGATCCGCTCTTTCCTTTGCCATTGCCTATTCTCTTCCCTAAGCCACAACCGTTCGGGTGCCCCATCCATCGCGTCTTTGCGATGGGTGGGACGTAAGCAGTCAACCCGGCATACTCACCGCTGCGCCCCATCGACCGCCACCACTAACTCCTTCAGCTTCGCCATCTCCACATCACTCACCGCAACAACCTCAAGCCCCGCAGCATGCGAGTCCAAAATATGAAACCCTGAGGCCCGCACCTCCGTAGCACCCCCAGCCTCTGATCCAGCCTTCTCCATCAGGAAAACCGAGGCCCGATGCTTGCCCACGCTATAGATCAACTGCGCCGCCGGACGATGCCCAACATAAGTCAGGTTCGCCCCCTCCAGCGTCGTCCCTTCAGGCAATCCTTCCGGCACGTTGAAGCTGAACGGGATCTTCCCCTGGAACCATGGCTTCACCGTGTGCCGGTCGGAAGACAACACCTCCGGTGCTGCGCTTGCAGCCATCGTTGCTACATGCTGATCTGTAATCTCCGTCGCCAGCCCCTGCTCGATCTTCTGCGGGGTGAGACGCCACCATCCCATGCCTGCGAACGCAACGAACAGGGCCGCCGCAACCGCCCACTGCCTCCAAACCCCGCGGCTCGCAGTGGGCTTCGCGTCACGACTGTTACCTAATCGTGCGCGCAAATCGTCGGGCAACGTATACCGCCGCCCCACCTGCGCCGTCGTCTGCTTCAGCATCATCCTTGTCAGTGCGTCCGTGGTGCACTCCGCGCAACTCGCAAGATGGGCCGTCGCAGTCGCCATCTCCTGCGAAGACAGCTCGCCGTCAGCCAACGCGCTCATCGACTCATCCGATAGATGTTCCATCATCTCCGCACGCCTCTCGCAACGTCCTTCAATAGTTCCTCCCGTAGCTGCCGCCTCGCGCGCGCGATGCGCGACATCACCGTGCCCATAGGAATCTCCAGCACCGTGGCAATCTCGCGGTACTTCATCTCCTCCACATCGCACAGCAAAATCACCTCGAGCAGCGGTGCGGGCAACTGCTCCATCGCCGCCTCCACCGCGGCCCGATCGCTCATCTGCAGGAAGAGGCTCTCCGGCGTCGCCCACTCAACCGCTCCATCCGGGACGACCTCAGTTCCGCTCAACTCATCTTCGAGCGCAATGGTCCGCCGCGTTTCAAGCCCCGTCTTCGAAGTCAGAAAGGTGTTCCTCAAGATGCGAAAGATCCACGCCTTGAAGTTGCTGCCAGCCTCGAACCCGGCATAACCGCGCAACCCCTTTAGATATGTCTCCTGCACCAGGTCCTCGGCATCGGCAGGAACGCGCGCCAGCCACGAAGCGAGGTTGTAGAGCGCAGGCAGCAGCGGCTCCGCCATCTCCTCAAAGCTTCGGGTCGATTCCGCCTGTTCAGGCGCGGCACGCTTCCACGCTAATAACGTCATCGGTGCTCCGCTTCACCCATGCAAACTATAAAGCTTCGAAAATATTCCCGGAATAAATCTTGGGTTCGCTGGTTTACCTCTGCGGAGGAACAAAACGCATGAGCGATCAACATCTACCGGAACCAGTGCCGGAGAACCCAGCAACCACCCCATCATCCGACGGCATCGACCGCCGCAACTTCCTGTCCTGCATGGCCTGGGCCGGAACCGGCCTTATCTGGAGTATGGTGGGCGGCGTCCCCACCTCGAAGCTCTTCGCCGCCACGCCATCCAGCCATGCTGCCGCGCAAAGCAGCTTCAGCTTCGTTCAAATCAGCGACAGCCATATCGGCTTCAATAAGCCAGCGAACCAGGACGTCACGGGAACGCTGAAGCTGGCCATCGACAAGATCAACGCGCTCTCCGTCAGGCCGGAACTCCTGCTGCATACCGGCGACATCACCCACTCCGCCAAGCCCGCGGAGTTCGACACCGCCCAGCAACTCATCAAGTCCGCTAAGGCAGGCGAGACCTTCTACGTCCCCGGCGAACACGACTTCGCCTCCGACGACGGTGCCCAGTACAAAGCACGTTTCGGCAAAGGAACGCTGGGCACCGGCTGGTATAGCTTCAATCATCGCGGCGTCCACTTTATCGGCCTGAATAACTGTCTCCAGATCGACGCGCTCGGCAAGCTTGGCCCGGATCAGCTCGCATGGCTCAAGCAGGACCTCGCCGGCCTCTCTGCGTCGACACCGATAGTCGTCTTCGCCCACATCCCCTTGTGGATGGTTTACCCCGAGTGGGGCTGGGCAACGCAGGATGGAGCTGAAGCTCTCAGCTATCTCAAGCGCTTTGGCTCTGTCACTGTCCTCAACGGCCACATCCATCAGGTGGTGCAGAAGGTCGAAGGCAACGTCGCCTTCCACACCGCCACATCGACGGCCTTCCCCCAACCAGCGCCCGGCAAAGCTCCCAGCGCAGGCCCGATGATGGTACCTGCGGGCAAGCTCCGCAGCGTCCTCGGCATCACCGAAGTACAGTACATCGCGAAACACTCTCATCTCGCCATCGTCGATGCGTCGCTTGCGGAGAACGCATGAAACTCCGCACCGCCGTTCTCGCCTGGATCACTGCATTGCCAGCCTCGCTGCTTCTGGCCCGCGTCCATCCTTTCGGGGACGCGGGCCTCTTCGCCGCAACTCACCCCGCGCATCCCACCTCGATACCGCCGCAAGCGGACGCGATCCTCTCAGCCAAGTGCGTCGACTGCCACTCCGAGCAGACCCGCCCGCATCTCTATGGCCGATTTGCTCCCATATCCTGGCTGATGGAGCGCGACATCGTCGAAGGCCGCAAACATCTCGATCTCACAGCCTGGGACACCTACACCCCCGACAGGCAACAGACCCTCCAGTCACTCATCCTCAAAGAGGTCAGATCGAACGAGATGCCGTTGCCGCAGTACCGCATCATCCACCCCGACTCCGCGATGACTGCTGCGGACATCGAGGCTCTTACTTCCTGGGCCCATGCTTCCACCTCAAATGAGCTGCCATCCGCGACCACCGAAGGCGATTCTGCTGCGGGCAAGCTCGTCTTCGAGAAGCGCTGCACCGGCTGCCACGCGCTCGACCAAAGTCACGAAGGGCCGAAGCTGCGAGGAGTCTTCGGCAAACCTTCCGCGCAGGTCGCGGGCTTCGACTACTCGCCGGCGCTCAAAAGCTCGCACATCATCTGGAACGAGACCACGCTCGACAAATGGCTCACCGACCCTGACGCGTTTGCTCCGGGCAACAACATGAGCTTCGGTATCCCGAAACCGCAGGAGCGCAAGGACCTCATCCGATTCCTGAAGGACTCTCGCTGACCGTAGTCTCTACGCCTCGACCAGCCCATAGCGCCGCTGCCACTGCTGCTTCAGTCGCGCCCATACCGCCTCGCGCTCTTCCTTGGACACCTTCGGATCAGGCTCGCGTGCAAATCTTGCGGCCTCCACTTTCGCCAGCTCCAACTGCTCTCGATCGCGAATCAGATTCGCCACGCGAAACTCCGGCAGCCCCGCCTGCCGCGTCCCAAAGAACTCCCCTGGCCCGCGTTGCTGCAGGTCGAGCTCAGCCAGCTCAAACCCATCCTGCGTCCGCACCATCGCGTCCAGCCGAGCCTCCGCCTGCTCGCTCACACGCCCGCCGGTCATCAGGATGCAGTAGCTCTTCGCCGCGCCGCGCCCCACGCGCCCGCGAAGCTGGTGCATCTGCGCCATGCCAAACCTCTCCGCATGCTCGATCACCATCACCGTCGCGTTCGGAACATCCACGCCCACTTCAATCACGGTAGTGGCAATCAGCACATCCACGTCGCCGCGCTTGAACCGCGCCATCGCGACCTCCTTATCGTCGGAGCTCATGCGCCCATGCAACAACTCAATCCTTAGCCCGGCAAGCCCACCCTTCCCCAACTCCTCATACATCTCGGTCGCGGACCTCAGCTTCTGCTTGGGAAATAACTCCGGTTTTGCGCTCTTGCTCTTTGCAGCAGATTTCTTT
This Granulicella aggregans DNA region includes the following protein-coding sequences:
- a CDS encoding sigma-70 family RNA polymerase sigma factor — translated: MTLLAWKRAAPEQAESTRSFEEMAEPLLPALYNLASWLARVPADAEDLVQETYLKGLRGYAGFEAGSNFKAWIFRILRNTFLTSKTGLETRRTIALEDELSGTEVVPDGAVEWATPESLFLQMSDRAAVEAAMEQLPAPLLEVILLCDVEEMKYREIATVLEIPMGTVMSRIARARRQLREELLKDVARGVRR
- a CDS encoding heme-binding domain-containing protein, which gives rise to MKLRTAVLAWITALPASLLLARVHPFGDAGLFAATHPAHPTSIPPQADAILSAKCVDCHSEQTRPHLYGRFAPISWLMERDIVEGRKHLDLTAWDTYTPDRQQTLQSLILKEVRSNEMPLPQYRIIHPDSAMTAADIEALTSWAHASTSNELPSATTEGDSAAGKLVFEKRCTGCHALDQSHEGPKLRGVFGKPSAQVAGFDYSPALKSSHIIWNETTLDKWLTDPDAFAPGNNMSFGIPKPQERKDLIRFLKDSR
- a CDS encoding DUF817 domain-containing protein — translated: MGGNVYPQPSPSPPTMLAYTKSRFHAVRVRFENHVPTSPLNARLWEFFLFTFKQAWACLFGGTLLTLVLLTKLFYPPHAFLARYDFLFLVALAIQALLLILRMETVREAKIILVFHIVGTVMELFKTQLGFWQYPEASFFRLGHVPLFSGFMYASVGSFIARITRIFDLRFTRYPSAKATSVLAILIYANFFTHHYLPDIRYLLFLFIAILFGPTWIYYRPYQKHRRMPLLLGFCLVALFIWLAENIGTFANIWVYPNQHNGWHVVHFQKFGSWLLLMIISFILVTLVHKPRPPVATEYQQP
- a CDS encoding anti-sigma factor family protein codes for the protein MMEHLSDESMSALADGELSSQEMATATAHLASCAECTTDALTRMMLKQTTAQVGRRYTLPDDLRARLGNSRDAKPTASRGVWRQWAVAAALFVAFAGMGWWRLTPQKIEQGLATEITDQHVATMAASAAPEVLSSDRHTVKPWFQGKIPFSFNVPEGLPEGTTLEGANLTYVGHRPAAQLIYSVGKHRASVFLMEKAGSEAGGATEVRASGFHILDSHAAGLEVVAVSDVEMAKLKELVVAVDGAQR
- a CDS encoding metallophosphoesterase family protein, whose translation is MSDQHLPEPVPENPATTPSSDGIDRRNFLSCMAWAGTGLIWSMVGGVPTSKLFAATPSSHAAAQSSFSFVQISDSHIGFNKPANQDVTGTLKLAIDKINALSVRPELLLHTGDITHSAKPAEFDTAQQLIKSAKAGETFYVPGEHDFASDDGAQYKARFGKGTLGTGWYSFNHRGVHFIGLNNCLQIDALGKLGPDQLAWLKQDLAGLSASTPIVVFAHIPLWMVYPEWGWATQDGAEALSYLKRFGSVTVLNGHIHQVVQKVEGNVAFHTATSTAFPQPAPGKAPSAGPMMVPAGKLRSVLGITEVQYIAKHSHLAIVDASLAENA